In one window of Helianthus annuus cultivar XRQ/B chromosome 17, HanXRQr2.0-SUNRISE, whole genome shotgun sequence DNA:
- the LOC110922692 gene encoding zinc finger CCCH domain-containing protein 2: MDGEQDHNFQSAHQLSLHTRKYQSFRNLDIPPRKLLTRRLAALSSEPSFDMYQSPRVLSEESMFHKFLPNSCVDDDSDPYASDEFRMFEFKVRKCTRSRSHDWTDCPFAHPGEKARRRCPRRFCYSGVMCPDFRRGCCVRGDTCEFSHGVFEYWLHPSRYRTEACKDGRSCMRKICFFAHTSSQLRSVSVSEMLVPPNKHCAYCRCHRAIQHTVSPTSVLDENKVSPPSSPQVSPAQHTGGYSPISRFQVESSTAMTTQLGNAGSSCFQVESSSGMTLLGNAGSSYKEVMTPGEMKELMYNMNTMTLNEVDQTPNSNPEWVDSFAAYNDDQRLFCSPYPSTSSPSASGSSWVPPGDSNYAMNNLEEDTFVSETAIARPDLEWVNDLLT, translated from the coding sequence ATGGATGGTGAACAAGACCATAACTTTCAGTCAGCCCACCAACTGTCCCTCCACACAAGAAAATACCAATCATTCCGTAACCTTGATATCCCACCTCGTAAGCTTCTCACTCGTAGACTTGCTGCTTTATCATCTGAACCATCTTTCGATATGTATCAATCTCCTAGGGTTCTTTCTGAAGAAAGCATGTTCCACAAATTCTTGCCTAACTCTTGtgttgatgatgattctgatCCATACGCTTCTGACGAGTTTCGGATGTTCGAGTTCAAGGTGCGGAAGTGTACTCGCAGCCGGTCGCATGACTGGACCGATTGCCCGTTTGCTCATCCGGGCGAAAAGGCTCGCAGGAGATGTCCGCGTCGGTTTTGTTATTCGGGTGTAATGTGCCCGGACTTCCGTCGTGGATGTTGTGTCCGTGGGGACACATGTGAGTTTTCTCATGGGGTGTTTGAGTATTGGCTCCATCCGTCTCGCTACCGCACTGAAGCGTGTAAAGACGGGAGGAGTTGTATGAGGAAGATCTGCTTTTTTGCTCACACTTCTAGCCAGCTTCGATCGGTTTCTGTTTCGGAGATGTTGGTTCCTCCGAACAAGCATTGCGCTTACTGTCGCTGCCATCGTGCTATCCAACACACCGTGTCGCCTACTTCGGTTCTGGATGAGAACAAGGTGTCACCACCCTCTTCTCCACAGGTCTCACCCGCGCAACACACGGGTGGGTATTCTCCTATTTCGCGTTTCCAAGTTGAGTCATCAACTGCAATGACGACTCAACTTGGAAACGCGGGTTCTAGCTGTTTCCAAGTTGAGTCATCTTCTGGAATGACTCTACTTGGAAACGCGGGTTCTAGCTACAAAGAAGTCATGACACCTGGTGAGATGAAAGAACTCATGTACAACATGAACACTATGACTTTGAATGAAGTTGATCAAACTCCGAATTCTAACCCCGAGTGGGTGGATTCTTTCGCTGCTTATAATGATGATCAGCGGTTATTTTGTTCTCCCTATCCGTCAACCTCGTCCCCTTCAGCATCTGGATCAAGTTGGGTTCCTCCCGGAGACAGCAATTACGCGATGAATAACCTTGAGGAAGACACGTTTGTGAGTGAGACCGCTATAGCTCGTCCAGATCTTGAATGGGTGAATGATCTCCTCACTTAG